One region of Pseudomonadota bacterium genomic DNA includes:
- a CDS encoding FMN-binding negative transcriptional regulator has translation MNPSPLFRESREDVLHDLMREHPFATIVSAAGGALSADHAPLVLHEGQAGAPSVLRGHLARGNALARDAAAPIEVLIIFQGPQAYITPSWYASKREHGKVVPTWNYVVVHARGQLRFVTDTQWLLAHLHTLTDSHEGARPAPWAVSDAPNTYVAQQLKGLIGFEIDITSLEGTWKLSQNKGAADRAGVEAGLRGEGGPQHAAVSSLVRERGRS, from the coding sequence ATGAATCCTTCCCCGCTCTTTCGAGAATCGCGTGAGGACGTGTTGCACGACCTGATGCGCGAGCACCCCTTCGCCACCATCGTCTCAGCGGCAGGCGGCGCCCTGAGCGCCGACCACGCGCCTCTGGTGCTGCACGAGGGGCAGGCCGGGGCGCCGAGTGTGCTGCGAGGACACCTCGCCCGCGGCAACGCCCTGGCTCGCGACGCGGCGGCGCCGATCGAGGTGCTGATCATCTTCCAGGGCCCCCAGGCGTACATCACGCCGTCGTGGTACGCGTCCAAGCGCGAGCACGGCAAGGTGGTGCCCACCTGGAACTACGTCGTGGTCCATGCGCGGGGCCAGCTGCGCTTCGTCACCGACACCCAGTGGCTGCTGGCGCACCTGCACACGCTGACCGACAGCCACGAGGGCGCTCGCCCCGCGCCGTGGGCCGTGTCCGATGCGCCGAACACCTACGTGGCCCAGCAACTGAAGGGTCTGATCGGCTTCGAGATCGACATTACCAGCCTCGAGGGCACCTGGAAGCTGAGCCAGAACAAGGGCGCTGCCGATCGCGCGGGGGTGGAGGCGGGCTTGCGCGGGGAAGGCGGTCCTCAGCACGCGGCGGTCTCTTCCTTGGTGCGCGAGCGCGGGCGCTCTTAG